The genome window gcactcttttactatgaagccacgttgatgtaacacgtggcttggcattgtcttgctgaaataagcaggagcgtccatggtaacgttgcttggatggcaacatatgttgctccaaaacctgtatgtacctttcagcattaatggcgccttcacagatgtgtaagttacccatgtcttgggcactaatacaccctcataccatcacagatgctggcttttcaactttgcccctatcacaatccggatggttcttttcctctttggtccggaggacacaacgtccacagtttccaaaaacaatttgaaatgtggactcgccagaccacagaacccttttccactttgtatcagtccatcttagatgagctcaggcccagcaaagccgacggcgtttctgggtgttgttgataaacgtttttcgtcttgcataggagagttttaacttgcacttacagatgtagcgaccaactgtagttactgacagtgggtttctgaagtgttcctgagcccatgtggtgatatcctttacacactgatgtcgcttgttgatgcagtacagcctgagggatcgaaggtcacaggcttaactgcttacgtgcagtgatttctccagattctctgcaccctttgatgatattacggaccgtagatggtgaaatccctaaattccttgcaatagctggttaagaaaggtttttcttaaaatgttcaacaatttgctcacacatttgttgacaaagtggtgaccctcgccccatccttgtttgtgaatgactgagcatttcatggaatctacttttatacccaatcatggcacccacctgttctcaatttgcctgttcatctgtgggatgtcccaaataagtgtttgatgagcattccttaactttatcagtatttattgccacctttcccaacgtctttgtcacgtgttgctggcatcaaatgctaaagttaatgattatttgcaaaaaaataaatgttatcagtttgaacatcaaatgtctttgtagcatattcaactgaatatgggttgaaaatgatttgcaaatcattgtattccgtttatatttacatccaacacaatttcccaactcatatggaaacggggtttgtacaacaattcttctcaacaaaagaggagacatataaacttagaggaaaatctaatttaaaacatttgtatgctcgtacaacacttttaAAACCTTTTAGCATATctatatgtggaattaaattatggaatggattaaccaataaataaaacaaagcaccaatatgattcagtttatgtgactgttcaaactacaagtgttcacaaagtacacagaacaagaattatgatgaacatcttgaacccttttttcccttttttattgagacaattattatttatgtatttaatattagttTGCTTActattgtatattatttatttgttcactgttctgttacagagaacaacaaaattggaAAAAATTGCAATGGTattaaaaggggtaggattaaataagctctgcttcttcctactcctttttggatgtgctgtaatgaaacaactggaaatgtgtgattacattgcatgttcgaaataaactgaaactgaactgaacatgggTACAAAGTGATTTACACCAAAAGtaaaagaagagaagaaaacacacacagcactattgactattgtcaaaacacacaaaacacGGCCAAGGTTCCCGCGGGGTCTTAAAATGTCTTAAATCCAACTatttgaatttaaggccttaaatgccTACAATTCTCCTAAAATCTTATAAAAGAATTTAAATGAGAATTTGAAAGGTCTTAAAATATATTaacgttacttttatttaaaacatgcataaacttcagtcttgcttttaaatgtgtatatatttttgagGGCGCTATATTGTAACTACAAAACAGAACCAAGGTACCTGTGCTGCCCCGGTCGGAATATATCCCGCACCATCAGCTCGTGTGCTGCGTGCGCAGCGATGTGTTGTTACAGCTGAGCATAGCAGCGCAGAAAACTAAGtaaaagcccacagcaaagccgaATTACTTGCATAACATGGGTAATTGAAAGTTCAACGATTAATGGCTACGGGGTGATCAATTTAATGCAAGCTTGGATGGAAACTATATAAAGTGTTTGGAACCCGGATGTGGACCCATCGAGGAGGGAAGGGTTTGTAAACATTGCAgtgaaagtgaatggaatgatAATGTGAAAGTCAAAAATCCAGCATATGTCCATGTCCAAAAGATGCTGAAacgccacaaacacttgcacacTATACAAGGATCAACTTAACCCCCCAAAGGAGTGTTATGTGGGTAAAGTGGTGTCATTTTCCGAGGTAGATCAATACGAGATGTTTACTAGTGAAATCAaactattacatacagtaagcacACGCTCGTTTCTCTGTGGTAGAAGTGTACTCACAACAGTAAAACTATAAAAAGAAAAGATAATTCTCATATCATTTctattatttattacaaaaaaTTCAGGTTACCGTAGCTTTTCATGCCTAATTTCTTTCTGCAAGTTTATACAGCAACTGAAATTAAAAGCTATAAAGGttgtgtgttttaaaattttTGATGGGGTGAGGAAAGCAAGTAAGATTTGTGAATTTCATCTTATCACGCTTAAATTAAAAACTAGTCCTTCTTTATTAGCAATATGTTATCAAAAAAGTCACAAGAACAgctaaaaatgtattcatacataccagatacaaaatgagctgagcaAATTTGAATGTTGTCCACACTTCACATCCAAATTTTGTTTGCGGCTTGCAAGCCATAATCGCCTTCTTTCTTGTTAGACAATCGCTTTGTCTGCGCTCTGTTTTTCACAACTTTGCGCAGATACAGCTAGGCCCAATCCCACCCCCTCACCCTACTTTTGAGCCCTATGCCTACGCTTTGCGCATTCCCGTGAAGTGGTGTCCCAATGAGTCTTTGCATGTATGGGTAGTGGGCATAACGAGGAGTAGAGGGTATGAATCTAGCCCTTCAGAGTGAGGCATTTCAGATGCTGACAAAGTTGTCAGCATGTTGTCAGCAAGTTGTAGGGCCTGAGAAAAATGCACAATTTCTGCACAAggtatataatatattacatgttagtTTGGAACGTTAATTTGTAATGTTAGCCAGCTGGCCACGCTACCTAACGTTAGGCTAAAATACTAAATGATAATACTAAAATTATAAAACTTTAAAGCTTGCAAATGTGAAAACATTAACGTTACATACCTTCAAAAATTTCAGAAGATACAACAGTCGTAGATGACGGCTTCTTCTCCGTGTAGTTCTTTGTTTATTCATCAACCGAAGCAtgatgaatgtaaaaaaaaaaaaaacaagctcacCCGTTAACttcattgttgtgtttgttgtctaATTGTGGTACTATAGGATTGTACAGTACAACACTACTAATAAACTACCACTcttctaattaattaaaaaaagttttactgcTTGTGGAAAACAACCGTAGTTATTTTTCATCCCCATGTGCTGCCGTGCGGCGGTGACCTTGCTGCGTTGCGGAGCGCCGCATTCGTGTGCCaaaacacacacactgagcacATAAAATCATAATAATCGTCCAATAGAATGACAAAATAACAGCAAGTCTACTGGTTAAGAAAAAGGCTGCGTGAAAGGCAATatgaaggtatttgggcttcagaaCTGTCAATAAAGGTGATGCTTTAAACATGGAAGTGCCgtgctgctttaaaacatgcctcgccatTACCACCGTTGCTTAAattttaggtaaacatttaaataacaaacattctgacctgcacaaggagtttaaagcgTGGCAGGTAATATTGTTAACAGCTTCCCCAATGCACATATTCTGTAGATACGAGACATGCATACACACCTGGTTGGCATGTTGAAAATTATTAGAGCAGTCCAAACCGCCCATGTAATGTAAAATAATGCAAGTTAattgactgaattttgtaacaaattcccaccgtttcatttgtgttttatctttaacaatgtgtgttttacatgcTACTTgtcttatttgtgtatttttagcCTTGTTTTCACTGTTTGCTAAGTAttttatttgtcttaaagcacagcTCAATATTGGTAAccgtaaatcatgaagcattcaatacaatgtcaataaagctttctattctattctgacCTAATTCTAGATTGTGACAGGCTTTATCTAATATGTAAAATAAGTGGACActgttatttgagtgcaatagTAAAAACCCTTTTAATTTTAATTGCAATCTTTTTTAATTGTCAATTAGATGCAATAAGAATGTTTAATCATATGTTTTATCATAAAggttctgttaaaatgaagccaataatgacattgttTGTGGTCCaatcaaaaagtattgaaatacataacgatatacattttggtaccaaaatattggtgtcggtACGACTCTCGGTGGATGTATGTGCAAACCTAACTACGTAGTCGTGTACGTGCCCGAACGTAAACTATGCAGTGACGTAGCGAGTGGTGTACCAATTCCTAATGAAGATTACAAAGCTTTCCCCCTTTTTACTTAATTTAAAGGGTGTAGTGGTAGTGGGTGAGGGCTAGTGGCAGTGAGTGAGGGGGTGTATTGGGATTGGGCCAAATAGTACTGTAGATGTCTTTATCTGTTTGCTCATTTCCGACAGCCGCAATACACTGCAAAAGTTGACCATTTAGAtttagcagagatgctaacaGTTTATTTTACTGACAATGTATTGTTGTGCTTTCCTCTACCATTGCTGACGTTCTGGTTGTTGTGACATGAAAGCACTTGGtatgaagcacactgcaccttCTGCATGAAAACTGTtatggcaaatctgaaaaatGGCGTTATGATGATTGctgatatttttttcaattagtttaTTATAGAGAAGCTTTtggtgtatttagttgttttaacCATGTAATTTTCCAATGTGAAAGAACAGTGTTAATTAATATAGTTACAATTCATTCTGGCCCTCTGATTTTCCTTTGTCTCTGTACTTTTTTTGTCCATATGAATGTTAAATGGTCTTAAATTATGTTCAACATGGTCTTAAAAAGTtttaaatttgacttgttgaaacttGCAGAGATCCTGTTGGTATAAAAAGCGGTAATAAGCGTAAAGGCCATTTTTCTAAACAGTGTCTTTTTCAGTGATCCGGTGGATATTGAGACCCTCCAGAGGGCTGCCACCAGCAAAGGGGGACTGTTTACAGATGAACTGCGGAGAAGAGTGTGGCCTAAACTACTTAACATCAATGTATATGAACTGCCTTATAAACCTGGTAAGTACTCCACAGAATAATATGTAGATTTCAATAAATGCCATGCAAAATACAATATTGTATACCAGGGAGAGCTGGGCGGGAGAACCAAAAGGACTACAACCAGATTGTCATGGATGTCAGGAGATCCATGAAGCGCTTCCCGAAATGTCTGTTTACTGTTTTCAATCAATTTACAAAAAACAGCATGAGACCGATCCAGCAACCTCCAGAAATTGATTTCAGTTTGCGATTTCTTCTTTCTAAGGTATGCTGTCTACAGAAAGAGATGTTCTACAAGAACAGCTCATTGACGTCATACTAGAGGTTTTAAGATGCAACCCCCAGCTGAACTACTACCAGGGCTACCACGACGTGGCGGTCACGCTGTTACTGGTTGTTGGTGAGCGGATGACCATCGCAATGCTGCACACCTTATCCAAATATCACCTCAGGTAGTAATTTATTTGTATCTTAAAAGAAAAACACTTCTCTTTACAATACAATAACTTTTTAGGGATTTCATGGACCCCACAATGGACAGCACCAAACATATTTTAAACTATTTGATGCCTTTATTGGAAGAAGTGGACAAGGAGCTTCATGACTTCATGATCAGGTGAAAAAAACATCAACGTAATGTGCATGATTGCCTCTAGAGGGCGGTAAAGTGCTGACCTGGACGCACAGTCAAACCATTGCTTTGGTGTATTCACTATTTGTGTCCTTGTGTTTCTTCGGGTGTTTGCAGACATAACAGCACTGTTTTATCCGTGTTTTCTCTTAGAGCGGAGGTGGGGACCATCTTTGCTTTGTCCTGGCTCATCACGTGGTATGGACATGTCCTGTTGGAGCCCAAACTCACACTGAGACTCTACGACTTCTTCTTGGCCTCTCACCCCATGATGCCCATCTACCTAGCTGCTACAGTAAGCATGTGAAAAGCCGTTTGTTACATGATATATAGAATGTAGTTCATGCTTCCTCAATTGACTGGTTCACTCTTACATTTACTGTAGTGTGTGATCCATGTCTGACCTCACTGAGCAGCTTCATGGATGAaacgtcctcctcttcctcctccaacTCAACAGATCGTGTTGCACAGGGAGAAGGAGGTGAAGCAGACGGAATGTGACATGGCCATGGTGCACCACCTCCTCTCGCGCATCCCCCAGGACCTCCCTTATGAGCGCCTCATCGGCCAGTCGCAGGAGCTGTTTGTCCGCTTCCCTCCCTCCTTGCTGGCCAAGCGGGCGGAGCTGCGGTCTCGTAAAAGGTGAGGAAGGTTAAAGGCCCTGTGTAAAGAAGCCTTCCTTGACTGACGCACAACTTTTTTATGTGTTCTTCCGCAGCCAGTCAATGAGTAACTTCAAGACGTTTCAGCTTGCGACGCTCCACCAGAGACCAGACTCAGTACTCCAGCGCCTTACTACATCCTCCAAACGAGGTAATAATTCTCTAGTACTAAATAAAGTAGTCAAATAATTATCAGAGACCAGAGGCCAATCAATAACAAGTAAACAAATGCTGTAGACCATGCCATCAAGTGTAAATGTAAATATAGCAGATAAGGACAAAAAGGTGCATTATCCCTACCAGGTTCCTTTTAATGTATGCGATCTAAAACATGCTGCAGCATTCCCCCACTGGACAAACAATGTATTGCcatcacccccccaccccctgatTTGTGCTCGTAGCAGCTCGTCACTCAGGCTTGGATGAGGCTTTGCCCCGGGACGGAGGCCAGCGTTGGGGGAAGGGGAGCAGGATGGTGAAGATGGCCGTGTTGGGGCTGTCGGCGACGCTGGGAGCGGCAGTGTTCGCGGTGGCTCAGACAGCCTTGGACTGGGGACCCGATGTGTTGCTGCAGCTCTTCTGAGGCGACGCCGTATTCGTTTAAAGGGTCTTAAGAGGCTTTTTCTTGTGTGAGGACtagaagcatatatatatatatatgcgtatatcttAAGGGGAAATTAGTTTTATGGAAACAAAGGGgattttattttaaaggggaactgcactttttttggaattttgcatgTTGTCCCCAATCAATATGAAAGACaagacgatatatatatatatatatatatatatatatatttttttttaatgcattccaactTCTAATTAAGCATACATAAAATTTCTGCTTAAAATGGAGCCAATAAGAGGTCCaagtaaataaccattcaaaaagcgccaacaatactccatttacattttgcgacttaaatattaaccaagtgttagtgatactgttattacaagcgctaatgCTGACAAATATAGCAGCGCTGTGATCACTAGCTAGTTTGGCTATATTGACATCATTGGCTGGTGAGCTGCTCTCGCGTCAGAGCTCGTGGAAATATATTGtagaatatcaaatcaaatcaactttatttataaagcacatttaaaatttaccacaggggtagccaaagtgctgaatAAGACGTAAGCCGACAAATTggtgcactttgacagccaatttagacctggaaatTGTGAGAAAGACACGGAAATTTGCTTGGTTCCAACACCCTTCGCAGGataatgagtcattcttcatctaaacgggaatttaACAAGATTCTATAAATCGGCATCcttatgacagcagacattgtattgtaagtgatgttttattatgtttatctctcatgaagtctgcagtaagtaataatcagtgatgttgtggaAGAAAAAAGCGAACATtgcgatgcattttttaaattattgagcCACGTATGctcaaaatgagcaaaatacgtaaatattacgttATTATAAGTGtgccttttactacattacatcaaTACTTAACAGCATGTATGTAAaactttaatggaggtgtttttCTAAGGGttctataggcagaatagagtgactcTCATAAgctctattgtaagcagacttttgatcgcatttatttactattaggATGCATAAGTGCAGTTTCCCTCGAAGAAGTAGCTTAGTGGGACATGGTTTGAAATGCTTTACATTCAGGTTACAGTGCCACACTGTCGTCGGCATTACTCAGCTTTAGTCTATTAttactgtgtgtgtgagtgtgtgtgtgcacgcgtctTTTAGAAATGAATTAtatattttagtttagtttttgtaATGCACTCTGCAGCTGTAtctagaagccaaaaagtgcctcTGGCCAAAGCAATATGAGAAATGATTTAAGAGCTCAAAGCTTCTTGTTGTGAGGAGAGGTGCAGAGATGACAAAAATCCAGGCGCTATTTATTGCTACAGGTGTCTGTGagatactgtatgtacacaaatCAACCATGCTGCAATTTTGCACATGTGCGATAGAGGCATtgaagtatgtatatatttttgctgATCAATCGAGGAAATACCCCCAAGCAGCCTTATGCAGGCATGCACCTGAAAGGCTGCTTTTACTTGAGTGTCATATGTCACAAGCATTTGTGTCGCACGCTGTTTTTACCAAATGTAATgggaaaaaattataatttgtgtTAATTTGTGGAAAAATAACTACACGCTCACTATCTGTCCAAggtactttgttagaatataattGTGGCGTTTCAGAACTTAAAATGAATCAATAATACAAACAAGGCAAAGCGCTGTCTGCCGCGTTTGCCGACTTTGCGATGAAATATTTATCGGCTTGTTATGAGCACGCGACCCAACTGCATCTGTTAGCACAACTTTGCTAGAGTTGCGGCTCAGCGCGGTCCTCCCTCGTATCACCCCTCTCGTCAGGCTAATGGCCAGCATGTGTCATTGATTTAAAGTTGCTGTGCAACGTGTGAATCCTCACAAGTGTTTTAAGTGCAGCTCatcaaaacaaacacaacaaaataaaaacaccaGAGGGTTAAAAGGTTAGTTCAACCTAGACGTGTACGTCTCCAGGGCAGCTGGAGGCAATCAGAGCAGGGTTGCTGAGCTGAGTAATTAACAATCCAGTCAATCTGTCGCTCTTATTACTTAGCTAGTTAAGAGGCCTGGACTAGAACTGAGACTTTTATTGTTGATCACTTTTTAATAAGACCATCAATGAATCAAACCTTGTTTGCTGGTCCGTAATCAGT of Nerophis lumbriciformis linkage group LG37, RoL_Nlum_v2.1, whole genome shotgun sequence contains these proteins:
- the LOC133577221 gene encoding TBC1 domain family member 20 isoform X2 → MAATRKTELCYCSVMDMAKHWGQTAYMSKKRKYISHQYVNCGKKQKLAEIHQALNSDPVDIETLQRAATSKGGLFTDELRRRVWPKLLNINVYELPYKPGRAGRENQKDYNQIVMDVRRSMKRFPKCMLSTERDVLQEQLIDVILEVLRCNPQLNYYQGYHDVAVTLLLVVGERMTIAMLHTLSKYHLRDFMDPTMDSTKHILNYLMPLLEEVDKELHDFMIRAEVGTIFALSWLITWYGHVLLEPKLTLRLYDFFLASHPMMPIYLAATIVLHREKEVKQTECDMAMVHHLLSRIPQDLPYERLIGQSQELFVRFPPSLLAKRAELRSRKSQSMSNFKTFQLATLHQRPDSVLQRLTTSSKRARHSGLDEALPRDGGQRWGKGSRMVKMAVLGLSATLGAAVFAVAQTALDWGPDVLLQLF
- the LOC133577221 gene encoding TBC1 domain family member 20 isoform X4, whose product is MSDVNCGKKQKLAEIHQALNSDPVDIETLQRAATSKGGLFTDELRRRVWPKLLNINVYELPYKPGRAGRENQKDYNQIVMDVRRSMKRFPKCMLSTERDVLQEQLIDVILEVLRCNPQLNYYQGYHDVAVTLLLVVGERMTIAMLHTLSKYHLRDFMDPTMDSTKHILNYLMPLLEEVDKELHDFMIRAEVGTIFALSWLITWYGHVLLEPKLTLRLYDFFLASHPMMPIYLAATIVLHREKEVKQTECDMAMVHHLLSRIPQDLPYERLIGQSQELFVRFPPSLLAKRAELRSRKSQSMSNFKTFQLATLHQRPDSVLQRLTTSSKRAARHSGLDEALPRDGGQRWGKGSRMVKMAVLGLSATLGAAVFAVAQTALDWGPDVLLQLF
- the LOC133577221 gene encoding TBC1 domain family member 20 isoform X1, giving the protein MAATRKTELCYCSVMDMAKHWGQTAYMSKKRKYISHQYVNCGKKQKLAEIHQALNSDPVDIETLQRAATSKGGLFTDELRRRVWPKLLNINVYELPYKPGRAGRENQKDYNQIVMDVRRSMKRFPKCMLSTERDVLQEQLIDVILEVLRCNPQLNYYQGYHDVAVTLLLVVGERMTIAMLHTLSKYHLRDFMDPTMDSTKHILNYLMPLLEEVDKELHDFMIRAEVGTIFALSWLITWYGHVLLEPKLTLRLYDFFLASHPMMPIYLAATIVLHREKEVKQTECDMAMVHHLLSRIPQDLPYERLIGQSQELFVRFPPSLLAKRAELRSRKSQSMSNFKTFQLATLHQRPDSVLQRLTTSSKRAARHSGLDEALPRDGGQRWGKGSRMVKMAVLGLSATLGAAVFAVAQTALDWGPDVLLQLF
- the LOC133577221 gene encoding TBC1 domain family member 20 isoform X3, producing MKKPKRKKRNSVGVEVLPVERDVNCGKKQKLAEIHQALNSDPVDIETLQRAATSKGGLFTDELRRRVWPKLLNINVYELPYKPGRAGRENQKDYNQIVMDVRRSMKRFPKCMLSTERDVLQEQLIDVILEVLRCNPQLNYYQGYHDVAVTLLLVVGERMTIAMLHTLSKYHLRDFMDPTMDSTKHILNYLMPLLEEVDKELHDFMIRAEVGTIFALSWLITWYGHVLLEPKLTLRLYDFFLASHPMMPIYLAATIVLHREKEVKQTECDMAMVHHLLSRIPQDLPYERLIGQSQELFVRFPPSLLAKRAELRSRKSQSMSNFKTFQLATLHQRPDSVLQRLTTSSKRAARHSGLDEALPRDGGQRWGKGSRMVKMAVLGLSATLGAAVFAVAQTALDWGPDVLLQLF